A single genomic interval of Candidatus Obscuribacterales bacterium harbors:
- a CDS encoding CU044_2847 family protein, with protein YTLNAIKDSFYDVATANVSKVTMEFGVNVDVKAGIPYIANGTAACNVKVTVECTFTPPATTSN; from the coding sequence GCTACACCCTCAACGCCATCAAAGATTCCTTCTACGACGTCGCGACCGCCAACGTCTCAAAAGTCACCATGGAATTTGGCGTCAACGTAGACGTCAAAGCCGGCATTCCCTACATCGCCAACGGCACCGCCGCCTGCAACGTCAAAGTCACCGTCGAATGCACCTTCACCCCACCAGCCACCACCAGCAACTAG